One window of the Conexibacter sp. SYSU D00693 genome contains the following:
- the trpC gene encoding indole-3-glycerol phosphate synthase TrpC, with amino-acid sequence MSVLDRIVDATREDVRRRRERVPLADLEARLHGRPDDRPFSEALLRPGVSVIAEHKRASPSAGEIRAGATVEEIVTAYEAGGAAALSILTEGPHFRGSLDDLEAARAASRLPILRKDFTVDPYQVVESAVAGADAVLLIVAALHPDDLQLLHREARALDLDVLVEVHDEEELECALETLDADIIGINNRDLADFSVDVQRTYELLADVPAGKTVVSESGIRTREQLEDLERVGVDAVLVGEGLMRAPEPEAALRDLLGLGPR; translated from the coding sequence GTGAGCGTCCTGGACCGCATCGTCGACGCGACGCGCGAGGACGTGCGGCGGCGGCGCGAGCGCGTGCCGCTCGCCGACCTCGAGGCGCGGCTGCACGGCCGCCCCGACGACCGGCCGTTCTCCGAGGCGCTGCTGCGCCCCGGCGTCTCGGTCATCGCCGAGCACAAGCGCGCGAGCCCCTCGGCGGGCGAGATCCGCGCCGGCGCGACGGTCGAGGAGATCGTCACCGCCTACGAGGCCGGTGGGGCCGCGGCGCTGAGCATCCTCACCGAGGGCCCGCACTTCCGCGGCTCGCTGGACGACCTCGAGGCCGCCCGCGCCGCCAGCCGGCTGCCGATCCTGCGCAAGGACTTCACCGTCGACCCCTACCAGGTGGTCGAGTCGGCGGTGGCCGGCGCCGACGCCGTGCTGCTCATCGTCGCCGCGCTGCACCCGGACGACCTCCAGCTCCTGCACCGCGAGGCCCGCGCACTGGACCTCGACGTCCTCGTCGAGGTCCACGACGAGGAGGAGCTCGAGTGCGCGCTCGAGACGCTCGACGCGGACATCATCGGCATCAACAACCGCGACCTCGCCGACTTCTCGGTCGACGTCCAGCGCACCTACGAGCTGCTGGCCGACGTGCCGGCGGGCAAGACCGTCGTCTCGGAGTCGGGCATCCGCACCCGCGAGCAGCTCGAGGACCTCGAGCGCGTCGGCGTGGACGCGGTCCTCGTGGGCGAGGGGCTCATGCGCGCGCCCGAGCCGGA